In Primulina huaijiensis isolate GDHJ02 chromosome 4, ASM1229523v2, whole genome shotgun sequence, a genomic segment contains:
- the LOC140975075 gene encoding uncharacterized protein → MELLALSLLFLYFAATPATCLSNETDFSALLAFKNAIDDDPLGALRSWNETVHHCDWEGILCSKRHRGRVVSVNLESRGLVGSLPSHLGNLSFLREFVLQNNSFYSKIPEEFGLLRRLEIVIFSNNSFSGEIPRNISQCSNLYYLNLVDNHLTGIIIPELGSMFKLEVLGLALNNLSGTIPPFIGNLTNLSTLSLGGCGLQGEIPDSLVHLRRLRFLHLGFNNLTGRIPSGLYNISSISNFIMGHNRLHGNIPWDVGFTLPRLRFLYLGANDFDGPIPLSLSNASFLENIYLFSNKFTGQNLKYFNKLPSLRQLVIFANDMEGDISFISSLTNCTNLNVLSAEQNLLSGSLPDSIANLSSQLRSLYLAENQIHGSIPSGIQNLIGLTDIAFQDNFLEGPIPSGIGKLSKVRRIFLEGNELSNEIPVSLSNMTWLNIVDLSHNKLEGTIPQSLSNCTNLLYLFLSFNDLIGPISREVFSLSSVLISYELSHNSFTGSIPQVGSLCNLVELDLSHNRLSGTIPNTLSSCFELGRLHLENNSLEGKIPDALDALNSLEDMDLSQNYLSGPIPSFLGNALYLKNLNLSFNRLQGEVPTQGVFQNESAISVEGNEYLCGGWAFLNLPPCPSTKKSKKKHFSNLLKILIPVLGAGAICLTLTCIYIFVFKRRILRKIQSLTSSFEDMFLKLSYADLLKATDGFSETKLLGLGRFGSVYRGILDDKQLSIAVKVLNLDIRGASKSFMSECNAIKAIRHRNLLKILSACESIDFQGNSFKALVYEFMANGSLDKWLRNDHVVETESENNRKLSTAQKLNIVLDVASAVEYLHHGTNSIVIHGDLKPSNILLDENMTAHVGDFGLAKVVSNLYPAYEGSSSSVAIKGTIGYIPPEYGMTNSMTMQGDVYSFGILVLEMFTNIRPTDDAALNGHSSLHHLVKHALHSQEMNTVDQIFDLHEQADQKMQIKIKNCVNSVLEIGVACSMELPKDRMTMTDVVVELDKIRKAYLAE, encoded by the exons ATGGAGTTGCTAGCCTTGAGCCTTTTGTTCTTGTATTTTGCTGCTACTCCTGCGACTTGCTTGAGCAATGAAACTGATTTTTCGGCTCTGCTGGCTTTCAAGAACGCCATAGATGATGATCCATTGGGGGCTCTAAGATCATGGAATGAAACTGTACATCATTGTGATTGGGAAGGGATTCTGTGCAGCAAAAGGCATCGAGGTCGAGTCGTATCTGTTAACTTGGAGTCTCGTGGCCTTGTGGGATCCCTTCCATCCCATTTAGGCAATCTTTCATTCCTTCGAGAGTTTGTGTTACAAAACAACAGCTTCTACAGTAAAATCCCGGAAGAATTTGGTCTTTTGAGGCGGCTCGAAATTGTCATATTTAGCAACAATTCATTCAGTGGAGAGATACCAAGAAACATTTCACAGTGCTCAAATCTCTATTACCTCAATTTGGTCGATAACCATCTCACAGGAATCATAATCCCGGAGCTTGGTTCTATGTTCAAACTTGAAGTTTTAGGCTTGGCATTAAACAATCTCTCAGGCACTATTCCACCATTTATCGgcaatctcacgaatctttcTACACTGTCTCTGGGAGGCTGTGGGTTGCAAGGAGAAATTCCTGACTCACTCGTCCATCTCCGGAGATTAAGGTTTCTACATTTAGGGTTCAACAATTTGACTGGTAGAATTCCATCTGGTTTGTACAATATTTCCAGTATATCTAATTTCATAATGGGCCACAATAGACTCCATGGAAACATTCCTTGGGATGTAGGCTTCACTCTTCCAAGATTGAGGTTTCTTTATTTGGGAGCGAATGATTTTGATGGACCCATTCCGCTTTCACTCTCGAATGCTTCCtttcttgaaaatatatatttattttcaaacaaattTACCGGGCAGAATCTGAAATACTTCAACAAGCTTCCATCTCTGCGACAACTCGTCATTTTTGCTAATGATATGGAGGGAGACATCAGCTTTATTTCATCTTTGACAAATTGTACTAATCTTAACGTGTTATCTGCCGAGCAAAATCTCTTGAGTGGTTCGTTGCCAGACTCCATCGCCAATCTCTCAAGTCAGCTTAGATCCCTGTATTTAGcagaaaatcaaatacatgGAAGCATTCCTTCGGGTATTCAAAACCTCATTGGTCTGACCGACATTGCTTTTCAAGACAATTTTCTTGAAGGTCCTATTCCTTCAGGCATCGGAAAACTAAGTAAGGTACGACGAATTTTCCTGGAAGGAAACGAGTTGTCGAATGAGATACCAGTTTCTCTTTCGAACATGACGTGGTTGAACATTGTTGACTTGAGTCATAACAAATTGGAAGGAACAATTCCTCAAAGTCTAAGTAACTGCACCAACTTGCTATACTTATTTCTTTCGTTTAATGATCTCATAGGGCCAATTTCGCGTGAAGTTTTTAGCCTGTCATCCGTTTTGATTTCTTATGAATTGTCCCACAATTCTTTTACTGGTTCAATTCCACAAGTAGGTTCATTGTGTAATCTTGTAGAATTGGACTTGTCACACAACAGATTATCAGGAACTATACCAAACACTTTGAGCAGTTGCTTTGAGCTGGGACGACTTCACTTGGAAAACAATTCTCTTGAAGGAAAAATACCTGATGCACTTGATGCTTTGAATAGCTTGGAAGATATGGATCTTTCGCAAAACTATTTATCAGGGCCCATCCCGAGTTTTCTAGGAAATGCGTTGTATCTGAAGAATTTGAATCTGTCCTTCAATAGGCTGCAAGGAGAAGTGCCTACACAAGGAGTATTTCAAAATGAGAGTGCTATTTCAGTGGAAGGAAATGAGTATTTGTGTGGAGGTTGGGCTTTCTTAAACCTTCCTCCCTGCCCATCTACCAAAAAATCCAAGAAGAAACATTTCTCAAATCTATTGAAAATATTGATCCCTGTGTTGGGTGCAGGAGCCATTTGCCTTACACttacatgcatatatatattcgTTTTTAAAAGACGAATATTAAGAAAGATTCAATCTTTGACGTCATCATTTGAAGACATGTTTTTAAAGCTATCTTATGCAGATCTGCTGAAAGCTACTGATGGATTCTCGGAAACCAAGTTGCTTGGGTTAGGCCGATTTGGTTCTGTCTACAGAGGAATTCTCGATGACAAACAACTGTCAATTGCGGTGAAGGTTCTCAATCTTGACATCAGAGGAGCTTCTAAAAGCTTCATGTCAGAATGCAATGCAATAAAAGCAATAAGACATAGAAaccttttgaaaatattgagtGCATGCGAAAGCATAGACTTCCAGGGGAACAGTTTCAAGGCATTAGTTTATGAATTTATGGCTAATGGAAGCTTGGACAAATGGTTGCGTAATGATCATGTGGTAGAAACTGAAAGTGAAAACAACAGAAAACTTAGCACAGCTCAAAAATTGAATATTGTCTTGGATGTTGCATCTGCGGTAGAATACTTACACCATGGCACAAATTCCATCGTCATTCATGGTGATTTGAAGCCAAGCAACATTCTGTTGGATGAAAATATGACTGCTCATGTGGGCGACTTTGGATTGGCAAAAGTGGTTTCGAACCTATATCCAGCATACGAAGGAAGCAGCAGCTCGGTGGCAATCAAAGGTACCATCGGTTATATTCCTCCAG AGTATGGGATGACCAACTCCATGACAATGCAAGGGGACGTATATAGCTTTGGGATTCTTGTGCTTGAGATGTTCACGAACATAAGACCAACAGACGATGCCGCGCTTAACGGTCATTCGAGCCTCCACCATTTAGTGAAACATGCTTTGCATAGCCAAGAGATGAACACTGTGGATCAAATCTTCGATCTGCATGAACAAGCTGATCAGAAAATGCAAATTAAGATCAAGAATTGTGTGAACTCTGTTCTTGAAATTGGAGTAGCATGTTCGATGGAGTTGCCGAAGGATCGAATGACGATGACAGATGTTGTCGTTGAATTGGACAAGATTCGAAAGGCTTACTTGGCTGAATGA
- the LOC140975076 gene encoding uncharacterized protein, translating into MDVLALPTMANVKESANAAENAFAPVSDANTNVCLANYSLSIGQEFADVDTCRKTLKDIAIALHFEIRIVKSDRSRFIAKCSKEGCPWRVHVAKCPGVPTFTIRTLQGEHTCEGVQNLHHQQASVGWVARSVESRVKDNPQYKPKEILQDIRDQHGVAVSYMQAWRGKERSMAALHGTYEEGYKLIPAYCEQIRKTNPGSIASVVATGQDNSFQRLFVSYRASIYGFINACRPLLELDRVHLKGKYLGLLFCAAAVDADGALFPLAIAIVDEETDENWIWFMSELRKLLGVNTDNMPRLTILSERTTGMVQAVETHFPNAFHGFCLRFISENFRDTFKNSNLVNIFWNAVYALTTVEFENKISEMVQISQDVLPWFHHFDPQLWAVAYFEGVRYGHFTIAVTELLYDWALECHELPIVHMMEHIRHQLTSWFNDRRNTAIRWTSILAPSAEKRISEAIADARCYKVLRANEVEFEIVSTERTNIVDIRSRVCSCRRWQLYGLPCAHAAAALISCGQNAHLFAEHCFTVHSYRDTYSQMIYPIPDKSLWNEPREGTEGGVAKVDITIRPPKTRRPPGRPKRKVLRIESFKRPKRLVQCGRCHMLGHSQKKCTLPM; encoded by the coding sequence aTGGACGTTCTGGCTTTACCAACTATGGCGAATGTGAAGGAAAGTGCCAACGCGGCCGAAAACGCCTTTGCTCCTGTATCGGATGCAAATACAAATGTTTGTTTGGCGAACTACAGTTTATCAATTGGACAGGAGTTTGCAGATGTTGATACTTGTAGGAAGACATTAAAAGACATTGCTATAGCGTTACATTTCGAGATTAGGATAGTTAAATCTGATAGGAGTAGATTCATAGCCAAGTGCTCGAAAGAGGGTTGTCCATGGCGCGTGCATGTAGCAAAATGCCCTGGTGTTCCGACGTTTACTATCAGGACTCTTCAAGGTGAACACACATGTGAAGGAGTCCAGAATCTCCACCATCAACAGGCGTCTGTGGGTTGGGTTGCACGATCTGTCGAATCACGTGTGAAGGATAATCCGCAGTACAAACCGAAAGAGATCCTACAAGATATCCGGGATCAACATGGAGTCGCTGTTTCTTATATGCAGGCGTGGCGGGGGAAAGAGCGTAGCATGGCTGCACTACATGGGACTTATGAAGAAGGTTATAAACTTATTCCTGCATACTGTGAGCAGATTAGGAAGACCAACCCTGGTAGCATTGCCTCTGTTGTAGCCACTGGGCAAGATAATTCCTTTCAGAGGTTATTTGTTTCTTACCGAGCTTCAATCTATGGATTCATAAATGCTTGTCGGCCACTTTTGGAACTGGACAGGGTTCATCTCAAAGGAAAGTACCTTGGATTGTTGTTTTGTGCTGCTGCTGTCGATGCTGATGGTGCATTGTTTCCATTGGCAATAGCCATCGTCGATGAGGAGACTGATGAGAACTGGATATGGTTTATGTCAGAGCTGCGTAAACTTCTTGGAGTAAATACCGACAATATGCCCAGGCTCACGATACTCTCTGAGAGAACGACTGGCATGGTGCAAGCTGTTGAAACACATTTCCCTAATGCATTTCATGGTTTTTGTTTGCGATTCATCAGCGAAAACTTCCGTGATACATTTAAGAATTCGAATCTGGTGAACATATTCTGGAATGCTGTTTATGCGCTCACAACtgttgaatttgaaaataaaatttctgaGATGGTGCAGATTTCACAGGATGTCCTTCCATGGTTTCATCATTTCGACCCTCAACTGTGGGCCGTTGCGTACTTTGAAGGAGTACGGTACGGTCATTTCACGATCGCAGTAACAGAGTTATTGTATGATTGGGCTTTGGAATGTCACGAGCTCCCTATTGTACATATGATGGAGCATATTCGTCATCAGTTAACTTCATGGTTCAATGATCGTCGTAACACGGCCATTAGATGGACCTCAATCCTCGCCCCTTCTGCCGAAAAGCGGATTTCAGAAGCAATTGCAGATGCTCGCTGCTATAAAGTACTCCGGGCCAATGAAGTCGAATTTGAAATCGTGTCAACCGAACGAACAAACATTGTAGACATACGCAGTCGAGTATGCTCTTGTCGTCGCTGGCAACTCTACGGCCTGCCATGTGCACACGCAGCAGCAGCACTCATATCCTGTGGTCAAAACGCCCATCTATTTGCCGAACACTGCTTCACTGTACATAGTTACCGCGATACCTACTCGCAGATGATATATCCGATCCCTGACAAAAGCCTTTGGAACGAACCTCGTGAAGGCACCGAGGGCGGAGTTGCCAAAGTTGACATCACGATTCGCCCGCCTAAAACTCGTAGGCCTCCAGGAAGGCCGAAAAGGAAGGTGCTTCGGATAGAGAGCTTTAAACGGCCGAAAAGACTTGTTCAATGCGGTCGCTGCCATATGCTGGGACATTCCCAGAAGAAATGCACACTGCCAATGTGA